One Nitrospira sp. DNA window includes the following coding sequences:
- a CDS encoding aminodeoxychorismate/anthranilate synthase component II codes for MLLMIDNYDSFTYNLVQYFGELGEEVLVYRNDKITLPEIEALKPRRLVISPGPCTPKEAGISVEAIKYFGGKLPLLGVCLGHQSLAVAFGGEVIRAERLMHGKTSMVRHDGRTLFRNLPNPFEATRYHSLIVNRKNLPDCFEISAETAEGEIMGMRHKTLGIEGVQFHPESILTTAGKELLRNFLKL; via the coding sequence ATGCTGTTGATGATCGACAATTACGACTCCTTTACCTACAACCTCGTGCAGTATTTCGGCGAGTTGGGAGAGGAGGTGCTGGTCTACCGGAACGACAAGATCACTCTGCCGGAGATCGAAGCGCTGAAGCCGCGGCGGCTCGTCATTTCCCCCGGTCCCTGCACGCCGAAAGAGGCGGGAATCTCGGTGGAGGCGATCAAGTATTTCGGCGGTAAGTTGCCGCTGCTGGGCGTCTGCCTCGGCCATCAATCCCTTGCGGTCGCCTTCGGTGGAGAAGTGATTCGCGCCGAGCGCCTCATGCATGGAAAGACCTCGATGGTCCGCCATGACGGCCGGACACTGTTTCGGAATCTGCCGAATCCGTTCGAAGCGACCCGCTATCACTCCCTCATCGTAAACCGCAAGAATCTGCCCGATTGTTTTGAAATCAGCGCGGAAACCGCCGAGGGCGAGATCATGGGGATGCGACATAAGACGCTCGGCATCGAGGGCGTGCAATTCCATCCGGAGTCGATTCTCACCACCGCCGGCAAGGAGCTGCTCAGGAATTTCTTGAAGCTCTAG